Genomic DNA from Streptomyces sp. NBC_01571:
TTCCATGGCCTCGTGAACTGCTTGGTTGTACGCGCCCTCGCGGCCGGTGAACGACCGGTCGAACCACTCCAGCTTTCCGCGCTGGTGCGCCCAGTTCTCCCGGTTGCCGTACACGGGGTGGCGCCAGCCGGACGCACGGTTGGTGCGCTTCGGCGCGTTCGGGAAGCCGCGGACGTTCTTCGTCTTGAAGGCCTTCACCCGGGCCCCGGACCAACGGCCGCCGAGCTTCACCTCGGGCCGGATCTTCTTCGCGATGGCGGCCCGCAGTGCCGGGGCCGGGTGGCTGTTCAGCGAGACCATGCCCATGATCGAGCCCTTGGCCTGCTCGGCTCCCGGCCGGAGAGCATCGCGCATGTTCGCGGCGAGCTCCTTGCGCAGCTGCTTGCCGTCTTCCTCGGCGCGGATGGCGCGGACCAGCTGGTCCAGGCCCTCGTGCGTGACGCGCAGATCGAACGGTGGCCCGTCAGCCATCAGGTCGTTCCGCGGGTGACGGCACCCGAGGTCGGGTAGCTGACGCCCACGGACGCCTCGTCGCCGACCGACCCGGAGATCGGGTTCCATGCGTTGATCAGCACGGACCCGGTGTACTTCGGGTTCGAGGTGCCGACCACGGCGTTGCTGGCGCGGACCTCGAACGTGACGACCGTGCCGAGCAGCGGCCACATGATGGAGTCCAGGGCGGAAGCCGCTACGTCCTGGAACAGGTCCAGGGCGAGCTCGCCGGACTTGAGGCCACCGAGCAGCTCCTTCCACCCCTGGCTGCCGTAGGTGGTGACGTCCTTCTCCTCCACCTTCGTGGTGAGCTCCGCCTTCTTGGCGTAGGCGGACAGATCGACGCCGTTGACCGCCACGTACTCGGCGAGCAGAACCATCTTGGGCATGACAAACGCCCCCTTCCAGGGCTAATGACGGCCCCGGTGCGGGCCGGACAGGGTGGGTACTGCGGTGGGGCTACTGGCTGCCGAGCGAGGACACGAACAGGAAGCTGGGCGTGGTCCCCGTGATGGTCCAGGCGACGCGCCACCACGTATCTGTGATGGCCGTCCCGGCGGTGCGCATGATCTGCCCGCCTGCCACGGCGGCCGCGTTGAACGTCAGCCGGGTGGTCGGGCTCGCGAAGGTGTTGTCCACGGACGACTCGACGCGGGCCGTCAGGCTCGGCGTCGTGCCGGCCACCGAGAGCACGTGCAGCGCGGCGTACAGCCGCTTGCCCGCCGCTATGGCGCCGAGCTGCAGGCCGGTGCCGGTACCGGTCGCCGTGCGGGCAGTACCGGGCGGGTGGGCGAACTGGCCGCGTGCCAGAGGCCAGCTGCTCTTGCCGCCGCTGGTCCACGGGGCGATCTCGCCGACCGCATCCAGCAGCTTGTAGTCGCAGCGCAGGGCGTTCGTCAGGTAGGCCAGGTTTCCCACCGCGGCGCCGTTCGGGCCCATCGACCAGGCGCCGACGCTGCCGAGCTGCGCCCAGGCGGCATCATCGACCTTGCTCGGGTCGCCGGCCTCCCACTGGCCCTCGCTGCTGATCTCGGCGGAGCCGAGGCCGCCGAGCAGTTCCTTGTAGCCGCCCGATGCGAAGTTGGTGGCGTCCTTCTCCTCGATCTTGGTGGAGATTTCGACCTTGTTGGAGGCGCTGGTGAGGTCGACGCCGCCGGTGAAGAGGCGCGCGTTGGTCAGGACGAACTTGCTCACTCTGCCGCCTCCTTCTTGGTCCTGCGGCGCGGGGCCGGACTGGTGTCGTCCTCGACTTCCTCGGCGATCCCGGAGGCTACGAGGTGCTGCGCCTCGCCGGTGGTGATGTCCTCCACGGCTCCTTCGTCGGGCCAGGGCACGCCGTTTCGCGTGGCACCCGGCGGCATCTGCACCAGCATGCGGATGCGCATCTCAGCTGCTCCCCTCTCCGATGACTTTGATCATCAGTTCGGCGCCGACGTAGTTGGAGCCGGCGTGTTCGTACCAGCGGTAGCCGCGGACACTCGTGACGTGCAGGTCGTGGGCGAGGCCTCCGAGGGCGTACTCGCCGGGGCCGCCGCGGGCCACCTCGATCGCCGCCTTCAGTGACGCAGGCCCGGAGCCGGACAGCATGGCGTCCAGTAGCCGCTGCGAGGCCCGGTCGTCGGCGGTGGAGACCAGGACTCGGGTGGTGAACGTCAGCTCGTCCAGGCTGCGGCCCATGGCCTTGTCGAAGTCCTGCTCGTACTCGCCGACGAAGAAGTGCGGCGCGATGACGCTGTCGGGGACGTAGCCGGAACAGGTCAGCTTGCCCAGCCCGTCAGGCAGGATCACTGGCCGGGCGGCGTCCGCGATCGCATCACGGACGGAGGAAATCTGCATGCCGCCCCCTATCCAAAGCCGGGCAGGATGTACGGCTCGATCAGCGCCCACACGTCCGGATCCCGGCGGGACAGGTTGCGCACGCCCCACTCGGCCGAGCCGATGATGCCCTCGGGGGAGTCCTTGCGCTTGTAGAGACGGGTGGCCTGGATGAGACAGGCCGATGAAACGTCGTCCGGGACAGCCGGCCATCCGAACTTCGCGGTGACCCGGATGCGAGTAAAGGCCGTGCCCCAGATGCTGTTGGACCGCAGCAGGCCGGTGATGGGGTACCCGTCGGCCAGGGCGTTTTCGGGGGTCGTCTCGTAGCTGCCGGTGATGGCAGCGAACGAGCCGCCCCCGGTTGACGCGCTCTCTACCGTCATGCCGGTGGTGTCGCCGATGTCGTCGACCAGGAGTACGTCACCGTCTTCCTCGCGGACGACACGGGCGTGCAGCCGGTAGGTGCGTGCGACAGGGGTGTCGTCCAGCCAGAAGCGGCGCCCGGTCGCACGGTCGATGCCGCGGGACGCAGACTTGAGCGCCTTGTCCAGCAGGGCGTCCCGGGTGGTGTCGCTCGTCTCGATGCCCAGCTGCACCTTGAGGTCGTCGCGGGTGGCGTACTCAGTGGCCATGTCAGGTGGCCTCCGTGCCTCGCGCCCTGCGGCCCTTGGGCGGCGTCGACCGCGACGACGGCCTGGCGGGCTCGGTCTTCTCGCCGGCGGGCGGTTCAGCGCCACGCAGCCGCAGCTGTTCGTCGACCTGGTCGACGCGGTCCGTCAAACCGCGCTGCACCAGGCCCTCGCGCTCGCGCAGCAGCGCGGCGACCATCGGGTCCTCGGTAGCCATGCCTTGCTCCCTCCCGGGATGAGTGGTGAACCACGAGGGCCCGCCCCAAGCGGGGCGGGCCCTACGCGGCGAGGGATCAGACGCCCGTGAACGTCGGCGTCACCAGGCCGGTGCCGCCGATCTTCCGGGCCTGGGCGTAGCGGGCGTGGGTGTACGCGAAGTAGCCGTACACGACCATCAGGACGCCGAGGCTGGCCAGCTTCGGCTGCTCCGCCCGGATGTACATCGGGGCGCTGGGGTCTTCCCACAGGTGGCACTCGTTGCGGTCCACGAGGTAGACCTCGTCCTCGTTGGTGCCCGCGCCGTAGTTCGTCGCGATGTTGTTGTCGACGATGACCGGAGTGCCGTTGGGCAGCGTGCCGCGCACGCCGCTGCCGTAGGTCGTGCCCAGGTTGGTGCCGGCCATCTGCGCGGCGATGCCCGGCTGGCTGATGAGCGGCCAGGTCGACGACAGGGCGTTCTGCATCCAGTACCAGCGCCGCGAGTGCATCACGGCGATGTTCTCGCCGGACGCCTGGTCCAGCAGTGCGGCCTCGACACCCGACAGGCCCTCCAGAACCTTCGGGTAGAACTCCGTCGCGGTCGGCGTGCCGTCGGTGTACGCCACGGCGGTGGCCACGTTGGTCAGGCCGTTGGTGGCCTGGTTCAACAGCGTGGAGTCCAGCGTCGTGGAGTAGCGGCGGAACAGGTCGTCGAGGACGACGGGCTCGACGCCGGCGCCGCGTTCGATGGCCTGCCGGGACAGCGTCTGCTGGCCCGCGTTGGTCTGCACCGGAATGGTCATCAGCGTGTCGTCGATGTCCGTCTCGGACACGTTGGTGTTCTCCGACGCCTGCAGCGCGGTGCTGGTCGTCGTGGTGATCCGGGACAGGTTGACCGTCATGCCCTGCGCGGGCAGGTCGTGGCCGCG
This window encodes:
- a CDS encoding phage gp6-like head-tail connector protein is translated as MATEYATRDDLKVQLGIETSDTTRDALLDKALKSASRGIDRATGRRFWLDDTPVARTYRLHARVVREEDGDVLLVDDIGDTTGMTVESASTGGGSFAAITGSYETTPENALADGYPITGLLRSNSIWGTAFTRIRVTAKFGWPAVPDDVSSACLIQATRLYKRKDSPEGIIGSAEWGVRNLSRRDPDVWALIEPYILPGFG
- a CDS encoding phage tail tube protein, whose translation is MPKMVLLAEYVAVNGVDLSAYAKKAELTTKVEEKDVTTYGSQGWKELLGGLKSGELALDLFQDVAASALDSIMWPLLGTVVTFEVRASNAVVGTSNPKYTGSVLINAWNPISGSVGDEASVGVSYPTSGAVTRGTT